The following proteins are encoded in a genomic region of Gadus macrocephalus chromosome 19, ASM3116895v1:
- the rx3 gene encoding retinal homeobox protein Rx3: protein MWVLGSSGAVMMDERSSPSARFAQSPGHPARVHSIDAILGFKEDHMFNKSAIYSVREKSCMNDTARNGNVIVAPMTKKEHHSETFDSMCCTTTSDSPTHSPADSPGGDGRPDSEDSEEDHPKKKHRRNRTTFTTFQLHELERAFDKSHYPDVYSREELALKVNLPEVRVQVWFQNRRAKWRRQEKLEVSAIRLQDTPSSLFSFGCPSTNPLHGPGGLHLDPWLTTPITSTTAASSLPGLPGFIGGSQGLSGGGYASPPPPHSMASSMPATFLHSAPGSGSNHHQLPHIGSICPPAAAYPCSGFMDKMVLEESDPRNSSIASLRMKAKEHIQSFGKTW from the exons ATGTGGGTTCTCGGATCGTCCGGTGCAGTGATGATGGAtgagcgctcgtctccctcggCGCGTTTTGCCCAGAGCCCGGGACATCCCGCCAGGGTCCACAGTATAGATGCCATATTGGGATTTAAGGAGGACCACATGTTCAACAAATCAGCGATTTACAGCGTGAGAGAGAAGTCCTGCATGAATGACACGGCGCGTAACGGGAACGTGATCGTAGCCCCGATGACCAAGAAAGAGCATCATTCTGAAACTTTTGACA gtaTGTGCTGCACCACCACCTCGGACAGTCCGACCCACAGCCCAGCAGACTCGCCGGGCGGGGACGGCAGACCGGACTCAGAGGACTCGGAGGAGGACCATCCCAAGAAGAAGCACCGCAGGAACCggaccaccttcaccaccttcCAGCTGCACGAGCTGGAGCGCGCCTTCGACAAGTCCCACTACCCCGACGTGTACAGCCGCGAGGAGCTGGCGCTCAAGGTCAACCTGCCGGAGGTCCGAGTGCAG GTGTGGTTCCAGAACCGACGCGCCAAGTGGCGGCGCCAGGAGAAGCTGGAAGTGAGCGCCATCCGGCTGCAGGACACCCCCTCGTCCCTGTTCTCCTTCGGCTGCCCCTCCACCAACCCGCTGCACGGCCCAGGGGGTCTGCACCTGGACCCCTGGCTCACCACCCCTATCACCAGCACCACGGCCGCCTCGTCCCTGCCCGGCCTCCCCGGGTTCATAGGCGGCTCCCAGGGGCTCTCGGGTGGGGGTTACGCATCGCCACCGCCTCCCCACTCCATGGCCTCCTCCATGCCGGCTACTTTCCTCCACTCGGCGCCCGGGTCAGGGTCCAACCATCACCAGCTCCCTCATATAGGCTCTATATGTCCGCCGGCAGCGGCCTACCCCTGCTCGGGCTTCATGGACAAAATGGTCCTGGAGGAATCGGACCCGCGGAACTCCAGCATCGCGTCCCTCAGGATGAAGGCCAAGGAACACATCCAGTCCTTCGGGAAGACGTGGTAA